In Simplicispira sp. 125, one DNA window encodes the following:
- a CDS encoding FAD-dependent oxidoreductase, whose product MQSQHDVVIVGGGLAGIVTALECLRAGQSVALVDRDTPERFGGLALWAFGGMALVGTALQARMKIPDTPELALRDWLNFSELGENDVHPREWAEHYVQHSSRQVYDWLLAEGVKFMPAVNWVERGLNGDGNSVPRYHVVWGTARELTRRMIAALRTAATTGRGAGRLTLLHQHRVTALEHSAGQVSGAVAVNDATGAEMRLSAPVVVLAMGGINGSHAQARANWPQDRPCPSQMLNGAHPFADGKMHHWVADALGGKITHAGEMWNYAAGFPHPFPHFKGHGLSTIPCKSALWLNHRGERIGPEPLVTGFDTHWLCQRVAAQEKPWTWHLLNWRIAAKEFAISGAEHNQRIRDMQFPAFLKETLLGNHRLVRQMQSESRYFLVDDTLAGLTEKMNALTCSNDIDPAVLQATADRFDANFANGDRLNNDDQIRRIRHARQWGPDKLRTCAPAPLQKPGAGPFIAIQMQLITRKSLGGLQTDLQSRVLDGAGQPIGGLYCVGEAAGFGGGGASGKRSLEGTFLPGCILTARAAARHITAG is encoded by the coding sequence GTCGCGCTGGTCGACCGCGACACCCCCGAACGTTTTGGCGGCCTGGCCCTGTGGGCCTTTGGCGGTATGGCCTTGGTCGGCACGGCGCTGCAGGCGCGCATGAAAATCCCCGACACCCCCGAGTTGGCCCTGCGCGACTGGCTGAATTTTTCCGAGCTGGGCGAGAACGATGTGCACCCGCGCGAATGGGCCGAGCACTACGTGCAGCATTCGAGCAGGCAGGTGTACGACTGGTTGCTGGCCGAAGGCGTGAAATTCATGCCCGCCGTGAACTGGGTCGAACGCGGCCTGAACGGCGACGGTAATAGCGTGCCGCGTTACCACGTGGTCTGGGGCACGGCGCGCGAACTCACGCGCCGCATGATCGCCGCGCTGCGCACGGCGGCCACCACAGGCCGAGGCGCCGGACGCCTCACCCTGCTACACCAACACCGCGTCACCGCGCTGGAACACAGCGCAGGCCAGGTCTCGGGCGCCGTGGCGGTGAACGACGCCACCGGCGCAGAGATGCGCCTGTCGGCGCCCGTAGTGGTGCTGGCCATGGGCGGCATCAACGGCAGCCACGCGCAAGCCCGCGCCAACTGGCCCCAAGACCGCCCCTGCCCCAGCCAGATGCTCAATGGCGCGCACCCCTTTGCCGACGGCAAGATGCACCACTGGGTGGCCGATGCGCTGGGCGGGAAAATCACCCACGCGGGCGAAATGTGGAACTACGCAGCGGGCTTTCCTCACCCGTTTCCGCACTTTAAGGGCCATGGCCTGTCCACCATTCCGTGCAAATCGGCGCTGTGGCTAAACCACCGTGGCGAGCGCATCGGCCCCGAGCCGCTGGTTACCGGCTTTGACACCCACTGGCTGTGCCAGCGCGTCGCCGCACAAGAGAAGCCCTGGACCTGGCACTTGTTGAACTGGCGCATTGCCGCCAAAGAATTTGCCATCTCCGGTGCTGAGCACAACCAGCGCATCCGCGACATGCAGTTCCCCGCGTTCCTGAAAGAAACCCTGCTGGGCAACCACCGCCTGGTGCGCCAAATGCAAAGTGAGAGCCGCTACTTTTTAGTGGATGACACACTCGCCGGGTTGACGGAAAAAATGAATGCGCTGACCTGCTCCAACGACATAGACCCTGCGGTACTGCAAGCCACGGCAGACCGCTTTGACGCAAACTTTGCCAACGGCGACAGGCTCAACAACGATGACCAGATTCGCCGCATCCGGCACGCCCGCCAATGGGGGCCAGACAAGCTGCGCACCTGCGCGCCAGCACCCTTGCAAAAGCCCGGGGCGGGCCCGTTCATTGCCATCCAGATGCAGCTCATCACGCGCAAAAGCCTGGGCGGCCTGCAGACCGACTTGCAAAGCCGCGTCTTGGACGGCGCGGGCCAGCCCATCGGCGGCCTTTACTGCGTGGGCGAGGCCGCAGGATTTGGCGGCGGCGGCGCCAGCGGAAAGCGCTCGCTGGAAGGCACCTTTTTGCCCGGCTGCATCCTCACGGCGCGGGCTGCGGCGCGGCATATCACTGCCGGTTGA
- a CDS encoding GMC family oxidoreductase N-terminal domain-containing protein, whose product MKKIVHMEPDFIVIGSGPAGCAVASRLSEDPRQQVLLLEAGPGQRQGLLGSNAALGALAYGTKASAYNWGFNSLPDPGLNGRISYNPLGRGLGGGTALNMLMYMRGNPLDYDGWAQAGNPGWGWSDVLPYFKKSENNQTFNTPGDPYHGQGGPVWVEELRTDNPWHATLRQACQEAGWPCNPDLNGAVQDGFRPTQVMMKGGERHHAGQAYILPHLGTRPKLQLQCDSPVTRVLFEGQRAVGVEVVQGGTKRQIRARKEVIVSSGGLLSAKLLQLSGVGDGALLQRMGIPVVAHLPAVGQHLQDHVDVILGHHIPGDPHLAGISPTGALNLWRAMRRWRRERRGMCTTNFAEVTGFMRLTPDAPLPEIQYEFVVVLAMDHGRDVYAKHGLSTHVLLLHPKSRGSVQIASPHWEDAPAIDYRYFSHPDDLATMVAGVRRVLQVYDTPTMRSRVKADLRTAHCRSDEDYAQFCRNVAGTNYHPTSSCRMGPEAATSVVDARLRVHGLQGLRVIDSSIFPTIPGGNTTAPSYMVGEKGAALLREDWQ is encoded by the coding sequence ATGAAAAAAATAGTCCACATGGAACCCGACTTCATCGTCATCGGCTCCGGCCCCGCGGGCTGCGCCGTGGCTTCGCGCCTGTCGGAAGACCCGCGCCAGCAGGTGCTGCTGCTCGAAGCCGGGCCGGGCCAGCGCCAAGGCCTGCTGGGCAGCAATGCCGCGCTGGGGGCGCTGGCCTATGGCACCAAAGCCAGCGCCTACAACTGGGGCTTTAACAGCCTGCCAGATCCCGGCCTCAATGGCCGCATCTCTTACAACCCGCTGGGGCGCGGCCTGGGCGGTGGCACGGCGCTGAACATGCTGATGTACATGCGCGGCAACCCGCTCGATTACGACGGCTGGGCCCAGGCGGGCAACCCCGGCTGGGGCTGGAGCGATGTGCTGCCCTACTTCAAAAAAAGTGAGAACAACCAGACCTTCAACACCCCCGGCGACCCCTACCACGGCCAGGGCGGCCCGGTGTGGGTGGAGGAACTGCGCACCGACAACCCCTGGCACGCCACGCTGCGCCAAGCCTGCCAGGAAGCGGGCTGGCCCTGCAACCCCGACCTGAACGGCGCGGTGCAGGACGGGTTTCGCCCCACGCAGGTAATGATGAAAGGCGGTGAGCGCCACCATGCGGGCCAAGCCTACATCCTGCCGCACCTGGGCACGCGCCCCAAACTGCAACTGCAGTGCGACAGCCCGGTCACGCGCGTGCTGTTCGAGGGCCAGCGCGCCGTGGGCGTGGAGGTGGTGCAGGGCGGCACCAAGCGCCAGATCCGTGCGCGCAAAGAGGTCATCGTCAGCAGCGGCGGCCTGCTCTCGGCCAAACTTTTACAGCTCTCGGGCGTGGGCGATGGCGCGCTGCTGCAGCGCATGGGCATCCCCGTCGTGGCGCACCTGCCGGCCGTGGGCCAGCACCTGCAAGACCATGTGGACGTGATCCTGGGCCATCACATTCCGGGCGACCCCCACCTGGCGGGCATCTCGCCCACCGGGGCGCTGAACCTGTGGCGTGCCATGCGCCGCTGGCGGCGCGAACGCCGGGGCATGTGCACGACCAACTTTGCCGAAGTCACGGGCTTCATGCGCCTGACCCCCGACGCACCCCTGCCCGAAATCCAGTACGAGTTTGTCGTCGTGCTGGCCATGGACCACGGGCGCGACGTGTACGCCAAGCACGGCCTGTCCACCCACGTGCTGCTGCTGCACCCCAAAAGCCGGGGCAGCGTGCAGATTGCCAGCCCGCACTGGGAGGACGCACCCGCCATCGACTACCGCTATTTTTCGCACCCCGATGACCTGGCCACCATGGTGGCAGGTGTGCGCCGCGTGCTGCAGGTGTACGACACGCCCACGATGCGCAGCCGCGTCAAGGCCGACCTGCGCACCGCGCACTGCCGCAGCGATGAGGACTACGCCCAGTTCTGCCGCAATGTTGCGGGCACCAACTACCACCCCACCAGCAGTTGCCGCATGGGGCCGGAGGCCGCCACCAGCGTGGTCGATGCGCGCTTGCGCGTGCATGGCCTGCAAGGGCTGCGCGTGATCGACAGCTCCATCTTCCCCACGATTCCCGGCGGCAACACCACTGCGCCCAGCTACATGGTGGGCGAGAAAGGCGCGGCCCTGCTGCGCGAGGACTGGCAATGA
- a CDS encoding SDR family NAD(P)-dependent oxidoreductase encodes MMARTVYSWKHVAPRTVFITGASSGIGRDMAQRLAAEGMSIAIFNRSAADDVLQALRSQACSPAQRFACYRADVSDARAIEAAVAQAAEDLGAPQLVIHSAGVLHNGPLLESSAQDFERVIDTNLKGSRHLAAAVLPHMAAGSHLVFIASLAALTGNFGYTAYCASKYGVRGLAEALRFELQPQGIDVSLCCPGEILTPMVVQEKRHMHPVSAAMKAFAGSRTLDASVPVLLRGIARRQFEIVDGPRPALTAFLSRHVPRLARWTGDRITARTLQKIQKAQP; translated from the coding sequence ATGATGGCACGCACGGTGTATTCCTGGAAGCACGTCGCGCCGCGCACGGTGTTCATCACCGGTGCCAGCAGCGGCATTGGCCGCGACATGGCGCAGCGCCTGGCGGCCGAGGGCATGAGCATTGCGATCTTCAACCGCTCGGCCGCTGACGACGTGCTGCAGGCGCTGCGCAGCCAGGCCTGCAGCCCCGCGCAGCGCTTTGCCTGCTATCGCGCCGATGTGTCCGATGCCCGCGCCATCGAGGCCGCCGTGGCACAGGCAGCAGAGGACTTGGGCGCGCCGCAACTGGTCATCCACAGCGCGGGTGTGCTGCACAACGGGCCGCTGCTGGAGTCCTCGGCGCAGGATTTCGAGCGCGTGATCGACACCAACTTGAAGGGCTCGCGCCACTTGGCTGCCGCCGTGCTGCCGCACATGGCGGCGGGCAGCCACTTGGTTTTCATCGCCTCGCTGGCGGCGCTGACCGGCAACTTTGGCTACACCGCTTACTGCGCATCCAAGTACGGCGTGCGGGGCCTGGCCGAGGCGCTGCGCTTTGAACTCCAACCGCAGGGCATTGACGTGAGCCTGTGCTGCCCGGGCGAGATCCTCACGCCCATGGTGGTGCAGGAAAAGCGCCACATGCACCCCGTCTCTGCCGCCATGAAGGCCTTTGCGGGCAGCCGCACGCTCGATGCCTCGGTGCCCGTGCTGCTGCGCGGCATCGCCCGGCGCCAGTTCGAGATCGTCGATGGCCCGCGTCCGGCGCTCACCGCCTTCCTCTCGCGTCACGTACCGCGCCTGGCGCGCTGGACGGGCGACCGCATCACCGCCCGCACTTTGCAAAAAATCCAGAAAGCCCAGCCATGA
- a CDS encoding coniferyl aldehyde dehydrogenase produces MSTLPPTTSLSAQTPADIPAHLPANLRDCFTQQRAAFAQNRAPSLAERRADLRALHGLLVENRDALVDAVNQDFGCRSRFETLMTELLQGQEAALHAVSQLPRWMKRQKRPLDITQYPLASAFVQAQPLGVVGIVVPWNFPIAMVVQPMIGALAAGNRVMVKMSENSAHLAHLLQSLLPRYFAFDKVSVFADAHAGPGQSLGPLFTQLPFNHLFFTGSPQTGKAVMTNCAAHLTPVTLELGGKSPAIVAPDYSLEKAAERILWVKMLNAGQICTNVDYLFLPEGQEEAFIAHAQRIVAQRYPDLTNGDYTAIIDQRQYDRLQAMLQDAIAQGAQAVPLCPGQAGDAARRIMPPVALLGVHAGMQVMQREIFGPLLPILPYRHKDEVVQYINDRPHPLALYLFSHDRSLQDHYLSQTLSGGVTLNDTLLHAGQHHLPFGGVGASGMGHYHGREGFLTFSKLRPVFQQGPLRTVNFLTPPYAGLASKVLNAMLWRSR; encoded by the coding sequence ATGAGCACCCTGCCCCCTACCACCAGCCTGAGCGCGCAGACCCCGGCGGACATCCCCGCCCACCTCCCCGCAAATTTGCGCGACTGCTTCACACAGCAACGCGCCGCCTTTGCACAGAACCGCGCCCCCAGCCTCGCTGAGCGCCGCGCCGACCTGCGCGCCCTGCACGGCCTGCTCGTGGAAAACCGCGACGCCCTGGTCGACGCCGTCAACCAGGATTTCGGCTGCCGCAGCCGCTTCGAGACCCTGATGACCGAACTGCTGCAGGGCCAGGAGGCGGCGCTGCACGCTGTTTCGCAGTTGCCGCGCTGGATGAAGCGGCAAAAGCGCCCGCTCGACATTACCCAGTACCCGCTCGCGAGCGCTTTCGTGCAGGCCCAGCCGCTCGGCGTGGTCGGCATCGTCGTGCCGTGGAACTTCCCCATCGCCATGGTGGTGCAGCCCATGATCGGTGCGCTGGCCGCCGGCAACCGGGTGATGGTGAAGATGTCGGAAAACTCCGCCCACCTGGCACACCTGCTGCAAAGCCTGCTGCCGCGCTACTTTGCCTTTGATAAGGTGAGCGTATTTGCCGATGCACACGCCGGGCCGGGCCAGTCGCTGGGGCCGCTGTTCACCCAACTGCCCTTCAACCACCTGTTCTTCACCGGCTCACCGCAAACCGGCAAGGCGGTGATGACCAACTGCGCCGCCCACCTCACGCCGGTGACGCTGGAGCTGGGCGGCAAGTCGCCCGCCATCGTCGCGCCGGACTACTCTCTGGAGAAGGCAGCCGAGCGCATTTTGTGGGTGAAGATGCTCAACGCCGGGCAGATCTGCACCAACGTCGATTACCTCTTCCTGCCCGAGGGCCAGGAAGAGGCCTTCATCGCCCATGCCCAGCGCATCGTGGCGCAGCGCTACCCCGACCTGACCAACGGCGACTACACCGCCATCATCGACCAGCGCCAGTACGACCGCCTGCAAGCCATGCTGCAGGACGCCATCGCGCAAGGCGCCCAGGCCGTGCCGCTCTGCCCTGGCCAGGCGGGGGATGCGGCCCGGCGCATCATGCCGCCGGTGGCGCTGCTCGGCGTGCACGCCGGCATGCAGGTGATGCAGCGCGAAATCTTCGGCCCGCTGCTGCCCATCCTCCCCTACCGCCACAAGGACGAGGTGGTGCAGTACATCAACGACCGCCCCCACCCGCTGGCGCTGTACCTGTTCAGCCACGACCGCAGCCTGCAGGACCACTACCTGAGCCAAACCCTCTCGGGCGGCGTGACGCTCAACGACACCCTGCTGCACGCCGGCCAGCACCACCTACCCTTTGGCGGCGTCGGCGCCAGCGGCATGGGCCACTACCACGGACGCGAGGGCTTTCTGACCTTCTCCAAGCTACGCCCGGTGTTTCAGCAGGGGCCGCTGCGCACGGTGAACTTCCTCACGCCGCCCTACGCCGGGCTGGCGAGCAAGGTGCTCAACGCGATGCTCTGGCGCAGTCGTTGA
- a CDS encoding acetolactate synthase large subunit translates to MNGAHALIKTLADAGVEVCFSNPGTSEMHFVAALDGEPRMRAVLALFEGVATGAADGYARMAGKPAATLLHLGCGLGNGLANLHNARKGKVPVVNIVGDHATYHTRLDAQLQSDIETVARNVSPGFVRTSASTAELCQDATDAITAARGLPGQVATLILPADVSWGEGAVPCPPPARPAPQAADAAVVQAIAEVLRSGKKTALLLGGHALREPALLAAARIAAHSGVQLLAEVFPTRMERGAGLPAVERIAYLAEMAGVQLAEIEHLVLVDAKAPVSFFAYPGKKSELVPDSCTVHTLSTPAQDAAASLQQLATALGATQTAPALQAAQRPSRPRGKLTAPKVCKAVGHLLPDNAILIDEAITSGLMLSAMTAGAPRHDLITLTGGAIGQGLPNAVGAAIACPDRPVIALIGDGTAMYTFQALWTMAREKLHVVSIVFNNASYSVLNVELERVGADEVGPKAQSQLDLSGPTLNFALLAQGMGVHAVRTDTAEGFNKALEYALATPGPHLIEALVPESLSGAKRKVLPWLLRSLPHLPPAVARALKRKIAP, encoded by the coding sequence ATGAACGGCGCACACGCACTGATCAAAACCCTGGCCGACGCCGGTGTCGAAGTCTGCTTCAGCAATCCCGGAACCAGCGAGATGCACTTTGTCGCGGCGCTGGACGGCGAACCGCGCATGCGCGCCGTATTGGCGCTCTTTGAAGGCGTAGCCACCGGTGCGGCCGACGGCTATGCCCGCATGGCGGGCAAACCCGCTGCCACGCTCTTGCATCTGGGCTGCGGCCTGGGCAATGGCCTGGCCAACCTGCACAACGCGCGCAAGGGCAAGGTGCCCGTCGTCAACATCGTGGGCGACCACGCCACTTACCACACGCGCTTGGACGCCCAGCTGCAGTCCGACATTGAAACCGTGGCGCGCAATGTGTCGCCCGGCTTTGTGCGCACCTCGGCCAGCACCGCCGAGTTGTGCCAGGACGCCACCGATGCCATCACCGCTGCGCGCGGCCTGCCGGGGCAAGTGGCCACGCTGATCTTGCCAGCCGATGTGTCGTGGGGTGAGGGCGCCGTGCCCTGCCCGCCGCCCGCGCGACCCGCGCCCCAAGCTGCAGACGCAGCGGTGGTGCAAGCCATTGCCGAGGTGCTGCGCTCGGGCAAGAAAACGGCCTTGCTGCTGGGCGGACACGCCCTGCGCGAGCCCGCGCTGCTGGCCGCCGCGCGCATTGCCGCGCATAGCGGCGTGCAGCTGCTGGCCGAAGTGTTCCCCACCCGCATGGAGCGGGGCGCAGGCCTGCCTGCGGTCGAGCGCATTGCCTACCTGGCCGAAATGGCGGGCGTGCAGTTGGCCGAGATCGAACACCTGGTGCTGGTCGACGCCAAGGCGCCGGTGTCTTTCTTCGCCTACCCCGGCAAGAAGAGTGAGCTGGTGCCCGACAGCTGCACCGTGCACACGCTCTCCACCCCGGCCCAAGACGCAGCCGCCAGCCTGCAGCAACTCGCCACCGCGCTGGGCGCCACGCAGACCGCGCCCGCCCTGCAAGCCGCACAGCGCCCAAGCCGCCCGCGCGGCAAACTTACCGCGCCCAAGGTGTGCAAGGCCGTGGGCCACCTGCTGCCAGACAACGCCATCCTGATCGATGAAGCCATCACCTCGGGACTGATGCTCTCCGCCATGACGGCAGGCGCGCCGCGCCACGACCTCATCACCCTCACCGGCGGCGCCATCGGCCAAGGCCTGCCCAACGCCGTCGGCGCGGCCATTGCCTGCCCGGACCGCCCTGTGATTGCGCTGATTGGCGACGGCACCGCCATGTACACCTTTCAGGCGCTGTGGACCATGGCGCGCGAGAAGCTGCATGTGGTGTCCATCGTGTTCAACAACGCGTCGTACTCGGTGCTCAACGTGGAGCTGGAACGCGTGGGCGCCGACGAGGTGGGCCCCAAGGCCCAATCGCAGCTCGACCTGAGCGGGCCCACACTCAACTTCGCCCTGCTGGCCCAAGGCATGGGCGTGCATGCGGTGCGTACCGATACGGCCGAGGGGTTCAACAAGGCGCTGGAATACGCACTGGCGACACCGGGGCCGCATTTGATCGAGGCGCTGGTGCCCGAGTCGCTTAGCGGTGCCAAGCGCAAGGTGCTGCCGTGGCTGCTGCGCTCGCTACCGCATTTGCCACCGGCGGTGGCGCGGGCGCTCAAGCGCAAGATTGCGCCTTGA
- a CDS encoding outer membrane protein assembly factor BamE translates to MHLKHLAATAAMALALLATSGCDPQRISELEPGRSTEVDVRDRFGVPDNIWDAGGGLRTFEYNRQPAGQRNYMIDIGADGRLVAVRQVLTPENFARIQPGMDMAEVRRLLGKPAKVTPFELKNETHHDWRYLEAPNTAMLFTVVTDRSLRVLRTQSGPDMTAPENAGGGR, encoded by the coding sequence ATGCACCTCAAACACCTTGCCGCCACTGCTGCCATGGCACTGGCCTTGCTGGCCACCAGCGGTTGCGACCCGCAGCGCATCAGCGAACTGGAGCCGGGGCGCTCGACCGAGGTGGACGTGCGCGACCGCTTTGGCGTGCCCGACAACATCTGGGACGCAGGCGGTGGCTTGCGCACCTTTGAATACAACCGCCAGCCCGCCGGGCAGCGCAACTACATGATCGATATCGGTGCCGATGGCCGCCTGGTCGCCGTGCGCCAGGTGCTCACGCCCGAGAACTTTGCCCGCATCCAGCCCGGCATGGACATGGCAGAAGTGCGCCGCCTGCTGGGCAAACCGGCCAAGGTGACACCCTTCGAATTGAAGAACGAAACCCACCATGACTGGCGCTACCTCGAAGCCCCGAACACGGCCATGCTGTTCACCGTGGTGACAGACCGCAGCCTGCGCGTGCTGCGCACCCAGTCGGGGCCTGATATGACGGCGCCCGAGAATGCGGGTGGAGGGCGTTGA
- a CDS encoding DUF3460 family protein gives MSIFARPHYTSDATQFIEQLKQQKPALDAQQQAGRALLWDKKVDRTLWQDYRAGQVQQQPYVYQTETKHP, from the coding sequence ATGTCCATCTTTGCCCGCCCCCACTACACCTCCGACGCCACCCAGTTCATCGAGCAGCTCAAGCAGCAAAAGCCTGCGCTCGATGCCCAGCAGCAGGCCGGCCGTGCACTGCTCTGGGACAAGAAGGTCGACCGCACCCTGTGGCAGGACTACCGCGCCGGCCAAGTGCAGCAACAACCCTACGTCTACCAGACAGAAACCAAACACCCTTAA
- a CDS encoding ScpA family protein — translation MDSIEAPSSAMPDVVDQVALARLYGEPLFALPTDLYIPPDALEVFLEAFEGPLDLLLYLIRKQNFNILDIPMAGLTRQYLVYVDEIRNRNLELAAEYLLMAAMLIEIKSRMLLPPKKQAGAEEAEDPRAELVRRLLEYEQMKMAAQQLGQLPQYGRDFLKAQVYIEQSLQPRFPDVDLVDLQDAWRDILKRAKLVQHHKITREELSVREYMSQVLKALQGRRFVEFEHLFDPAKGSTVLVVTFIALLELAKETLIEITQAEAFAPIYVRLAYTPV, via the coding sequence ATGGATAGCATCGAGGCCCCTTCCAGTGCCATGCCCGATGTGGTGGACCAGGTGGCGCTGGCGCGCCTGTACGGCGAACCCCTGTTCGCCCTGCCCACCGACCTGTACATCCCGCCCGACGCGCTGGAGGTTTTTCTCGAAGCCTTCGAAGGGCCGCTGGACCTGCTGCTCTACCTGATCCGCAAGCAGAACTTCAATATTCTCGACATCCCCATGGCCGGACTGACGCGCCAGTACCTGGTGTATGTGGACGAAATCCGCAACCGCAATCTGGAACTGGCGGCCGAGTACCTGCTGATGGCGGCCATGCTCATCGAGATCAAGTCGCGCATGCTGCTCCCGCCCAAGAAGCAAGCGGGCGCCGAAGAAGCCGAAGACCCGCGCGCCGAGCTGGTGCGCCGCCTGCTTGAATACGAGCAAATGAAAATGGCCGCCCAACAACTGGGCCAGCTGCCGCAGTACGGACGCGATTTTCTCAAGGCCCAGGTCTACATTGAGCAAAGCCTGCAGCCGCGTTTCCCCGATGTGGACCTGGTCGATCTGCAGGACGCCTGGCGCGACATTCTCAAACGTGCCAAGCTGGTGCAGCACCACAAAATCACCCGCGAGGAACTGAGCGTGCGCGAGTACATGAGCCAGGTCCTCAAGGCATTGCAAGGGCGGCGCTTTGTCGAGTTCGAGCACCTGTTCGACCCCGCCAAGGGCAGTACCGTACTGGTAGTCACCTTCATTGCCCTGCTGGAACTGGCCAAGGAAACGCTGATCGAGATCACCCAGGCCGAGGCCTTTGCCCCCATTTACGTCAGACTGGCCTATACCCCCGTCTGA
- the nadB gene encoding L-aspartate oxidase: MASHDFDVLIVGSGLAGLSAALHLAPTHRVAVITKREMQDGSSGWAQGGIAAVLANDDTFEAHIQDTLVAGAGLCDLATTRFVVENAPEAIGWLRQLGVPFTQEGEQLHLTREGGHSARRIAHVTDATGAAVQKTLIDVVRTTPGITLFEHHTLVDVITSRKLGLAGQRCLGLYALDKATDEVVTFRAPQTILATGGAGKVYLYTTNPDTATGDGIAAAWRAGCRVGNMEFIQFHPTGLYHPHAKSFLISEAVRGEGGRLLLPDGTRFMPEHDPRAELAPRDVVARAIDYEMKKHGLDCVHLDISHQSPEFLKEHFPNILAHCADLGIDITQEPIPVVPTAHFTCGGVLTDLSGRTDLPGLYAVGEVACTGLHGANRLASNSLLECMVFARAAAQTIAAAPRVQIPALPRWDDSRVTDADESVVISHNWDELRRFMWDYVGIVRTNKRLERAAHRISLLWAEIDEFYAHFHITRDLLELRNLVQVAELIVRSAQLRRESRGLHYSRDYPQLAAPAAPTILVPPVTH; the protein is encoded by the coding sequence ATGGCATCGCATGATTTTGACGTTCTGATTGTGGGCAGCGGCCTGGCCGGTCTGTCGGCTGCGCTGCACCTGGCGCCCACGCACCGCGTCGCGGTGATTACCAAACGAGAAATGCAGGATGGTTCGAGCGGCTGGGCGCAGGGCGGCATTGCCGCCGTGCTGGCCAACGACGACACTTTCGAGGCCCACATCCAGGACACCCTGGTCGCAGGCGCCGGGCTGTGCGACCTGGCCACCACGCGCTTTGTGGTGGAGAACGCCCCCGAGGCCATCGGCTGGCTGCGCCAGCTCGGCGTGCCCTTTACGCAGGAGGGCGAGCAACTGCACCTCACGCGCGAAGGCGGCCACAGTGCACGCCGCATTGCCCACGTGACCGACGCCACGGGCGCTGCTGTGCAAAAAACGCTGATCGACGTGGTGCGCACCACGCCTGGCATCACGCTGTTCGAGCACCACACACTGGTCGACGTGATCACCAGCCGCAAGCTGGGCCTGGCCGGCCAGCGCTGCCTGGGCCTGTATGCGCTGGACAAGGCCACCGACGAAGTCGTGACCTTCCGCGCACCACAAACCATTCTGGCCACGGGCGGCGCGGGCAAGGTGTACCTCTACACCACCAACCCCGACACCGCCACCGGCGACGGCATAGCGGCGGCCTGGCGCGCCGGTTGCCGCGTGGGCAACATGGAGTTCATCCAGTTCCACCCCACGGGGCTGTACCACCCGCACGCCAAGTCCTTCCTCATCAGCGAGGCCGTGCGCGGTGAAGGCGGGCGCTTGCTGCTGCCCGATGGCACGCGCTTCATGCCCGAACATGACCCCCGCGCCGAACTGGCCCCGCGCGACGTGGTGGCGCGCGCTATCGACTACGAGATGAAAAAACACGGTCTGGATTGCGTGCACCTGGATATCTCGCACCAGAGCCCGGAGTTCCTGAAGGAACATTTCCCCAACATCCTGGCGCACTGCGCCGATCTGGGCATCGACATCACCCAAGAACCGATTCCCGTGGTGCCCACGGCCCACTTCACCTGCGGCGGTGTGCTAACGGATCTTTCGGGCCGCACCGACCTGCCCGGTCTGTACGCCGTGGGCGAGGTGGCCTGCACCGGCCTGCACGGCGCCAACCGCCTGGCCAGCAATTCGCTGCTCGAATGCATGGTGTTCGCCCGTGCGGCGGCGCAGACCATCGCGGCCGCGCCGCGTGTACAGATTCCGGCATTGCCCCGCTGGGACGACAGCCGCGTCACCGACGCCGACGAGTCGGTGGTGATTTCGCACAACTGGGACGAGCTGCGCCGCTTCATGTGGGACTACGTGGGCATCGTGCGTACCAACAAGCGCCTGGAGCGCGCCGCGCACCGCATCTCGCTGCTCTGGGCCGAGATCGATGAGTTTTACGCCCACTTCCATATCACGCGCGACCTGCTGGAGCTGCGCAACCTGGTGCAGGTGGCCGAACTCATCGTACGATCAGCCCAGCTGCGGCGCGAAAGCCGGGGCCTGCACTACAGCCGCGACTACCCGCAGTTGGCCGCGCCCGCCGCGCCCACCATCCTCGTTCCCCCCGTCACCCATTGA
- the panD gene encoding aspartate 1-decarboxylase, producing MYRTLLKSKIHRATATHCELHYEGSCAIDEDLLEAANMVENEQVHIWNINNGERFITYAIKGERGSGMISVNGSAARRASVGDLLIIAAFAQIPEDKVATHRPQLVFVDANNRQTELRDHVPTQPL from the coding sequence ATGTACCGCACCCTGCTCAAATCCAAGATCCACCGCGCCACCGCCACGCACTGCGAACTGCACTACGAAGGCTCCTGCGCCATCGACGAAGACCTGCTCGAAGCCGCCAACATGGTGGAGAACGAGCAAGTGCATATCTGGAACATCAACAACGGCGAACGCTTCATCACCTACGCCATCAAGGGCGAGCGCGGCAGCGGCATGATTTCGGTCAACGGCTCGGCGGCACGCCGCGCCAGCGTGGGCGACCTGCTCATCATTGCCGCCTTTGCCCAGATTCCCGAAGACAAGGTCGCCACGCACCGCCCACAGCTGGTGTTCGTAGACGCGAACAACCGCCAGACCGAACTGCGCGACCACGTTCCAACCCAGCCGCTGTAA